One segment of Stappia sp. 28M-7 DNA contains the following:
- a CDS encoding 1-acyl-sn-glycerol-3-phosphate acyltransferase, translated as MLLLRSLVFQVLFYLSTFVLMILGSPVFLLPRRLGWPLVPFWARVELFLLKWIVGMKVEYRGLENIPQGGYIVAAKHQSAWETFALLPLFPSPTYVLKRELRYIPIFGWYTAKFRQIPVNRGKRSAALAAMTERAREAVAENRQILIFPEGTRRGAGEEPRYKYGVAHLYRSLSAPVLPVALNSGIFWPRRGWCLYPGTVVVEFLPPIMPGLDIETFHARLVEEVETASDRLIDEAAAEAPASPVVRRAQQRRAARGLQSA; from the coding sequence ATGCTGCTTCTTCGCTCGCTTGTGTTCCAGGTCCTGTTCTACCTCAGCACCTTCGTCCTGATGATCCTCGGCTCGCCGGTCTTCCTGCTGCCGCGCCGCCTCGGCTGGCCGCTGGTGCCGTTCTGGGCAAGGGTCGAGCTGTTCCTGCTGAAATGGATCGTCGGCATGAAGGTCGAGTACCGCGGCCTGGAGAACATTCCGCAAGGGGGCTACATCGTCGCGGCCAAGCACCAGTCGGCTTGGGAGACCTTCGCCCTTTTGCCGCTCTTCCCCTCGCCCACCTACGTGCTGAAACGGGAGCTGCGCTACATCCCGATCTTCGGCTGGTACACGGCGAAATTCCGCCAGATCCCCGTGAACCGGGGCAAGCGCTCGGCCGCGCTTGCCGCCATGACGGAGCGTGCCCGCGAGGCCGTCGCCGAGAACCGCCAGATCCTGATATTTCCCGAAGGAACCCGCAGGGGTGCCGGCGAGGAGCCGCGCTACAAGTACGGCGTCGCCCATCTCTACCGCTCGCTCAGCGCACCGGTCCTGCCCGTCGCGCTGAACTCCGGCATCTTCTGGCCCCGCCGCGGCTGGTGCCTCTATCCTGGAACGGTGGTGGTGGAATTCCTGCCGCCGATCATGCCGGGCCTCGACATCGAGACGTTCCATGCCCGGCTCGTCGAGGAGGTGGAGACCGCCTCCGACCGGCTGATCGACGAGGCTGCAGCCGAGGCGCCGGCCTCTCCGGTCGTCCGCCGGGCGCAGCAGCGCCGCGCCGCACGCGGTCTTCAATCTGCGTGA
- a CDS encoding translation initiation factor IF-3, producing the protein MVDGGQLLAQSIRIVLGLILAFLAAAAFVAFGLLRGLADPSGDPVVVGMTFGWSLVGASVIGGLAFVPALVAIAIAELMRLRGVVFHLAAGGAIATFLWWSGEGPGGPHADIRPGTLIAAATGFMAGFVYWLIAGRQSGCWRVPPSSGASTRP; encoded by the coding sequence ATGGTCGACGGCGGGCAGCTGCTGGCCCAGTCCATCCGCATCGTGCTGGGGCTGATCCTCGCCTTTCTGGCGGCGGCGGCCTTCGTTGCCTTCGGCCTGCTGCGCGGGCTCGCGGATCCGTCCGGAGATCCGGTGGTGGTCGGCATGACCTTCGGCTGGTCGCTGGTGGGTGCGAGCGTGATCGGCGGCCTGGCCTTCGTGCCGGCGCTCGTGGCGATCGCCATTGCAGAGCTGATGCGGCTGCGCGGGGTTGTCTTCCACCTGGCGGCAGGCGGCGCCATTGCCACCTTCCTGTGGTGGTCCGGCGAGGGGCCGGGAGGCCCGCATGCGGACATCCGGCCGGGGACGCTGATCGCCGCGGCGACCGGCTTCATGGCCGGTTTCGTCTATTGGCTGATCGCCGGGCGCCAGTCCGGCTGCTGGCGCGTGCCGCCGTCTTCCGGCGCTTCGACCCGGCCCTGA
- a CDS encoding invasion associated locus B family protein → MQARTLFPALLALVLTGASAHAQTPTLVSQHNNWDAYSYGGSKGKVCYALSKPTKLSPSDRNHGDVFFFVSNRPGENVNNEPSVIVGYAFKEQSSVSVDVDGQKFTMFTKNDGAWMANATEERQLVAAMKAGRGMVVTGVSARGTQTTYEFSLSGITAAVTAADRACQ, encoded by the coding sequence ATGCAAGCAAGAACGCTCTTCCCGGCTCTTCTGGCACTCGTCCTCACGGGCGCGTCGGCGCATGCCCAGACGCCGACTCTTGTCAGTCAGCACAATAATTGGGACGCCTACTCCTATGGCGGTTCCAAGGGCAAGGTGTGCTATGCCTTGTCCAAGCCGACCAAGCTCTCGCCGAGCGATCGCAATCACGGAGATGTGTTCTTCTTCGTGTCGAACCGGCCTGGCGAGAACGTCAACAACGAGCCCAGCGTGATCGTCGGTTACGCCTTCAAGGAACAGTCGTCGGTTTCCGTCGACGTGGACGGCCAGAAGTTCACGATGTTCACGAAGAACGACGGCGCCTGGATGGCCAACGCGACCGAAGAGCGCCAGCTCGTCGCCGCGATGAAGGCCGGTCGTGGCATGGTCGTTACCGGCGTTTCGGCGCGCGGTACGCAGACCACCTACGAGTTCTCCCTGTCGGGCATCACGGCTGCGGTCACCGCCGCGGACAGGGCCTGCCAGTAG
- a CDS encoding sigma-70 family RNA polymerase sigma factor, which yields MSDAFRPDADGSSVRVTGDDRFSRLIERVALDRDRTAFAELFDHFAPRLKAYLMRLGSEAATAEELTQEVMITLWRKAGLFDASRATAATWLFRIARNRRIDSLRRDRSALLDPEDPSLRPPVPEDQDEELDARTREDRVREAMKELPEEQADLIRRAFFSGLSHSQIAEETGLPLGTVKSRIRLAFTRLRRILEADDAIDTQ from the coding sequence ATGTCGGATGCGTTTCGGCCGGATGCGGACGGGAGTAGCGTGCGCGTGACCGGCGACGACCGTTTCTCCCGGCTTATCGAGCGGGTTGCGCTAGACCGCGACCGCACGGCCTTTGCCGAGCTGTTCGATCATTTCGCGCCGCGCCTCAAGGCCTATCTGATGCGCCTGGGGTCGGAGGCCGCCACCGCCGAGGAACTCACCCAGGAGGTGATGATCACCCTCTGGCGCAAGGCGGGACTTTTTGACGCAAGTCGCGCCACTGCCGCAACCTGGCTGTTCCGCATCGCCCGCAACCGGCGGATCGATTCCCTGCGCCGCGACCGCTCCGCCCTGCTCGATCCCGAGGATCCGAGCCTGCGGCCGCCCGTGCCGGAAGACCAGGACGAGGAGCTCGATGCGCGCACCCGCGAGGACCGCGTGCGCGAAGCGATGAAGGAGCTTCCCGAGGAACAGGCGGACCTGATCCGTCGCGCCTTTTTCTCCGGCCTGTCGCACAGCCAGATCGCCGAGGAGACCGGCCTGCCGCTCGGCACCGTGAAGTCGCGCATCCGTCTCGCCTTCACGCGCCTGCGCCGCATCCTGGAAGCCGACGACGCAATCGATACGCAATGA
- a CDS encoding ParB/RepB/Spo0J family partition protein → MADDDSGKKKRLGRGLAALIGEVGTEPPADPRPPRDTRRVPIEFLTANPRNPRKTFTESDLEDLTSSVREKGIVQPLLVRPVAGRDNAYEIIAGERRWRAAQRAGLHMVPVVVREVTDQEALELAIIENVQRADLNPIEEGLGYDQLVQEFSYSQSELAKVIGKSRSHVANTLRLLKLPNSVKDYLAEGLLTAGHARALITAQDPAALAELIVEKGLNVREAEKLAQDPQALSRTNAGKAAKPEKDADTKALEKRLTDTLGLKIAIAHKQDKGAGELKIKYASLEQLDEICRLLGVQG, encoded by the coding sequence ATGGCGGATGACGACAGCGGAAAGAAGAAGCGGCTGGGCCGGGGGCTCGCCGCGCTGATCGGCGAAGTGGGAACGGAGCCGCCGGCGGACCCGCGTCCGCCCCGCGACACGCGCCGGGTGCCGATCGAGTTCCTAACCGCCAATCCGCGCAACCCTCGCAAGACCTTTACCGAAAGCGACCTGGAAGACCTGACCAGCTCGGTGCGCGAGAAGGGCATCGTGCAGCCGCTTCTGGTGCGCCCGGTGGCGGGCCGCGACAATGCCTATGAGATCATCGCCGGCGAGCGCCGCTGGCGGGCCGCGCAGCGCGCCGGCCTGCACATGGTGCCGGTGGTGGTGCGCGAGGTCACCGACCAGGAAGCCCTGGAACTGGCGATCATCGAGAACGTCCAGCGCGCCGATCTCAATCCGATCGAGGAGGGGCTCGGCTATGATCAGCTGGTGCAGGAGTTCTCCTACAGCCAGAGCGAGCTGGCGAAGGTCATCGGCAAGAGCCGCAGCCATGTGGCGAACACGCTGCGCCTGCTGAAGCTGCCGAACTCCGTCAAGGACTACCTCGCGGAGGGCCTGCTGACCGCCGGCCATGCGCGCGCACTGATCACCGCGCAGGACCCGGCCGCCCTGGCCGAGCTGATTGTCGAGAAGGGGCTGAACGTCCGCGAGGCGGAGAAGCTCGCACAGGACCCGCAGGCGCTTTCCCGGACGAATGCCGGCAAGGCGGCGAAGCCGGAGAAGGATGCCGATACCAAGGCGCTGGAAAAGCGGCTGACGGATACGCTGGGCCTGAAGATCGCCATTGCCCACAAGCAGGACAAGGGCGCGGGCGAGCTCAAGATCAAGTATGCCTCGCTCGAACAGCTCGACGAAATCTGCCGGTTGCTCGGCGTTCAGGGCTGA